A genome region from Struthio camelus isolate bStrCam1 chromosome 26, bStrCam1.hap1, whole genome shotgun sequence includes the following:
- the F2RL3 gene encoding proteinase-activated receptor 4, whose translation METLRNRRLSHRLMLCCAFWGLCLASSDYDDYSQNSTEQVTTSENTPCPRAIPGEKAMIDNTTYLIIHEASRSQLRSMVTVRLIPCLYTLVFLVGLPSNGLALWVLATRAEKLTSTVFLMNLAAADLLLILVLPFKIFYYFLGNNWPFGEGLCRLTTAFFYGNMYCSVLLLTCISVDRYLAVVHPFFSRSFRTPAFAACICTAIWLCAAILTLPLTLQQQSYPLYGADIALCHDVLPRHEDDEYYFYYFVCLIVCAFLAPLVVTLFSYCSVLRALLDSGKRYSYTMKLTALVLFTLVAFYTPSNVLLLVHYSSYCSKLYGDLYISYMVSLAISTFNSCADPFIYYYISEDFRDKVRRRFFNRSKKTTTSLKTSKETLPPKSSKDSPA comes from the exons ATGGAGACCCTCAGGAACAGACGGCTGTCACACAGGCTTATGCTGTGCTGCGCCTTTTGGGGACTCTGCTTGGCCTCTTCAGACTACGATG ATTACTCTCAAAACAGCACCGAGCAGGTAACAACATCAGAGAACACACCGTGTCCCCGAGCCATTCCTGGGGAAAAGGCGATGATAGACAACACCACGTACCTGATAATCCACGAGGCCTCCCGCTCCCAGCTGAGAAGCATGGTCACAGTGCGGCTCATCCCCTGCCTCTACACCCTCGTCTTCCTGGTGGGGCTGCCTTCCAACGGGCTGGCCCTCTGGGTGCTGGCCACCAGGGCTGAGAAGCTGACCTCCACTGTCTTTCTGATGAACCTGGCTGCAGCAGACCTGCTGCTTATCCTGGTGCTGCCCTTCAAGATTTTCTACTATTTCCTGGGGAACAACTGGCCCTTTGGGGAAGGCCTGTGCCGGCTCACCACAGCTTTCTTCTATGGGAACATGTActgttcagtgctgctgctcacgTGTATCAGTGTTGACCGGTACCTGGCTGTGGTGCATCCTTTCTTCTCACGCTCTTTCCGCACCCCTGCCTTTGCTGCCTGCATCTGCACTGCCatctggctctgtgctgccatcCTCACCCTGCCCCTGACGCTGCAGCAGCAGTCGTATCCCCTGTATGGAGCAGACATTGCCCTGTGCCATGATGTTCTCCCCAGGCATGAGGATGACGAGTATTACTTCTACTACTTTGTCTGCCTGATTGTCTGTGCTTTCCTTGCTCCTCTGGTGGTGACACTGTTCAGCTACTGCTCAGTATTGCGAGCCCTCCTGGACAGCGGAAAGCGGTACTCCTACACTATGAAGCTCACTGCTCTCGTGCTGTTCACACTTGTAGCCTTCTATACACCCAGCAATGTTCTCCTCCTTGTTCACTACTCCAGCTATTGCTCCAAGCTGTATGGTGACCTGTATATCAGCTACATGGTGAGCCTGGCCATCAGCACCTTTAACAGCTGCGCTGACCCCTTTATCTACTACTATATTTCTGAAGACTTCCGGGATAAGGTGAGGAGAAGATTCTTCAATCGCAGCAAAAAAACCACCACATCCTTGAAAACATCCAAAGAAACACTCCCTCCAAAAAGTTCCAAAGATTCACCGGCGTGA